AAATTCGGTCTGGCCAGGCATGATTCAGATGAAACTGCCTTgggaaacatttgcaaaacatgTTTAATAGTCTCTTTTTAGGAGTCATCTTAGCTGTTTGCCTCTGGTGCTCTTCTGCGGTTCATCATGTAACATGACAACTAACGAAACAAACCTACTAGTACGATAGGGAAAAGGGCTTCTCTCTATTACCCGGGAACAGGCAGAGAACAACTTCCAACCTCTGCATAGCTTCTGCCACTGTAAGAAAGTACCACACCTTTGATTTCTTCAACAGcagtttgctttaaaagtgCTGGAAAGATCAGCATTATCTGGACTCTGAGCTCAGCTTCAGCCTGCAGAGTCCATATTCATTCTTAAAAACACTAGGAGTGTGGCCTCCAGGAGTGATGGAAAATGAATATTGCAGAGGAGGTGATAACTTCAGGTTAAATAGATTCCACAAAAGCCCATTTTCAACCAGCAGATTAGCAACAACATGACACAGGAACTATGGAGTCTGTAGGGGCCACTGTCCAGGTGGCCCGCGTCTTTTACTAACTCTGGAAACAGAGTCCActgttcctcctctgcttccagCAGAAGGTCCAGAGTGAGGCAATTACGCTGTTTTCCCTCTTAATTTCTCCCCCCATGGGCAGTCCTTCCAACTGCACATAAATCAGCGCTGCCTGTTACTGTACTGTACTGTACACTACACTGCATGCCTTCGTGGCTGAGAAAAGTCTTCCATGGGTGAGGTGATGAAAGGTTGCATTTTGAAGGCTTCAGGCAATTAATTACTAcaagtttcttcttcctcagagAATGTACTCTATTAGTAACTCTTCGTTGTCTTAATTCTTGAAGAACAGTGCAGCAGATTTTTATGCAGATGAGACTGTCTACCATACGCTGCAGAATACTCCAGAAAGCCAAGTGAtgcatgctgctgctggccagccaaaagcagggaaaggtgTGTAGAAAGACCGTATCTTGATATGTACGttatgttactttaaaaaatctcttggcaaataatgctttctctttttcctaattttttttacttttaacaggaaaaaataagttaacATTTAATAGTAACTAGAATACAACTGCTAGTGTTCAATTCCTATCTGCTAAATCTCATAAGATAAGATAAATCTGTTGTCATCTTATTCTGTCCTCTTGTTTAGTACATGGAAATACAAACCAGAGATGTGTTTCACTCCAGATCATCTGGGATGAAGTCTGATGCAGAGAAGTAAATCTAGCTATCAATAAAATCTTTATCCACTTTAATAACTTATTTTATTACATGTGATCCAACAAGGAGTGGTTTTCTTGAAGGTTTTTCACATACATCAGTATTTTTGCACCTGATTTTATGCCtttctttgtttacttttcaaatTACCTCTTAGCTTTTGTCACTTCCAGCTtcttataattatttttgtgctcCTTTTGGTTGACTTTACTTGAGAGAATATCTATTTTGCAAAGAACAGGTCGGGTGACATTGGTCATTACAGTACTTCATTTGTTTATTGCATTcattctttgggttttgtttgggacTCAGCATCCTTTCTATGACTCTGCTAGATGAGATTTCCACAGCTTCCACTCTGAGCCATTGTACCTACTTTTGACTGTGGGGTCTTTTTGAGTAGcttcctggttttgttgcttttgaaatccCCTTCTTTCAACTTTAACCACATGGTGTCAGTTTTTGGTATCATCTCTTCCTATTGATGCTGAACGCTGTGGTTTCTGTTGCTTAATAGCaactactactactacaaaTTCCTTGGGAAGATGGGAAGAGTAGCCTCTCCTTTTAAGTTCTGTCCTTCTAGTACTTGAAATTCACCATTGCAAATGAAAACCTTTCAATccagaaatgttgcttttctaaGTCTTACCCAGTGTTGCACTGGGGAATTTTACATGTCAGTATCTGAATTCACCTTCAGTTGTTACTGCTCTGTTAAACTTCATTTcctattttgtatttcttttacattattATCAATCTTCTTTTCCAGAAGGCCATAGTGCCTAAATTTTCAGAATGACTGACTATTCTTGTCAGGTTTTTTGTGTCCTCTTATGGGTTTCTTTGTGTCCATGGCGATATTCCTGCCAGAAACTGTGGTTTGGGGGACTATTTCCACTATACCTAAATAAATTTAGTCTTCTTGGCTTCTTATTGAGACATGAGAGGTTTTCTGTACACTAGCAAGTAGTTTGGCCCTTTAGGAGTAGATCTGTAGATGAAACAATCAGTACTGAGGACCCAAAGTCTGTGTTTCACGAAGGTTTATTTAGGGCAATCTCTAGGCTGGCCACAAGTTCTGCAAGCTGCAGTGACTTAGATACGCTTCTGGAAAGCATCTTTGAGTTAGGTTTCCTCTGAAAGGAGTCCAGTTCACGCACATCAAGACCATTCCATGATCTGAACTAAAGCTCGGTGAGTGGAGACAATCAAGAGAGGTACTTCAGAAATGCATCTGAATTAGACACATCCAGAGAGAATTAGGCTGCTTCAGGACAATTCAGCACAGAAATCTAACGCAGATGCTCTGAAACACCTTCTGGAGGAAACTGCCTCTCTCCAGTGACCACATAAGAAACCTGCAGACACTAGCCAGCTAACTTAGACTGAAGTTTAGTGCCTGGTAACGAACACCACTAGCTTATGCAATGAAGTGCAGTACAAAGATCTGTGAACTAACTCCAGCTCAAACTGGTGCATCCACATTGTGTAGCACTTTGGAGGTAACAGCTATGCTCTAGAAACATAGCTGCATTAACACATAACAGCAAATAAGCCCTCTCAAACCAAGACATCAGCTAGAGATGATGTGTCTAGAAATAAAAGCTTGGGCAGGAATGACAGCTGAACTAAGAGGATAGACAGCATGaaagcagatgctgctgcagacaTGGCTACACTATTGTTTTCCAGCAGAGACTCAGTCTGCAGTAGTCTGCAGAATTCCCCTGATCTTGTGTGTTCTACCATAAGTTCATAGGTTTATAGGATAATTGGGGTTGGAGGGGACCTAAGGAGGTCACCGACTAAGAAGTGTTTACTGTGACCAGGCAGTGTCCTTCACCGGTTTGCTTTTAAGCTTCTCATCTTGATAATACTATATGTATTTCTAGTAGAATAGGTAATTCTAGTCATAGGCCaatttttatttagataatgaaattttattaattttttggAAAGTACCTCTGATTTCAGGCTCTTCTTCTTCCTAGTCTGACTGTcacttctctcctctttccttacCACCAGATGCAGAATTACTGTCATCCCTAACAGATGTCTTGGCTTGACCTCAGTGTTCCTTAGCAACTGTTACTTTTCCCCCGTTCCTAGTTTAAAATAGCCACGCGAGACAAGACTTTACGAACTTTAGGTGCAGCTGCTTGTTTCCACTTTGGTTAAAGTGGAAGCCGTTCTTCTGCATAGACTctcctttctgcaaaatgttcCTCTTTGTCTCATAATCTTAAATTCTTCCTCCTTACAGCAGCTTCTTGGTCACCCTTGGCTTTGTGAAGGGAACTAGAAGTACTTCAGAGAGAGAGATCCACAAGACCTAAGTGAAACTAAATAAGCCTCACTAGTAAACTTAAGTTTGAAAGCTGAGCCTGTGGGGAGAAGCAGTTAgctaactgaaaaatattgcaatacTGAGCTTGCTTTATTCTGCATGGGAATGCAAGTTGACATGTCTgcacatttttagaaaactaCAGGGTACCAGAAGGTTTAGCTCCTTATTGACTAGGTGAGGTTTATGGTTCAAAACTCGCTTGCTCTTCCCACTCACCTGCTCACCTTTCTTATATCAGAGACTACCTTGCATCCCCAAAACATTCCTGAAACAAACCTGACAAAATTGAGTCATCTCAAAATCTTTGAGTTTTGATTAAGCAGGGAAAGCATTTATTCAAAAACATTCAGATTGGCTCTCCAGAACCTCTTTCCTGCACTGTCTGAGGATGTCATTTCCTGCAGTGGGTTCCTTGACCATGCATCTGCACAGCATGTGTCTGAAGACTGCTGTAAGTGGCTTCTGAGACATACTACACAGTGAAGTCACCAGATATTTGTTACGATCCCCAAACAACCTGCTCTTGAAACTCTAATGACCAAATATCTTTCTGTCACCACAGATCTATACATGTTTCAGAACTATCATCCCATTTGCTGTTGCTGGTCTTCTGTTGCAATTTATACTGATCTTTTAATTTGTGACAGGGTATTAGGTTCACCTATGCTTTTGCCTGTAAGGTCCTTTCCAGGAAAAAGGCAACTGctcatcttttaaaacaagtatGAGTTCTGTTCTGACCTTTTGTACTTTATGTCTTAATAGGTAGAAAAAAACTTCGACTGTTTGAGTACCTCCATGAGTCTCTGTATGATCCGGCAATGGCAAACTGCATCCAATGGGTGGATAAGCCCAATGGTGTCTTCCAGTTTGTCTCCAAAAACAAGGAGAAacttgcagagctgtggggagaaagaaagggaaaccGCAAAATCATGACATATCAGAAAATGGCCAGAGCACTCAGGAATTATGGAAGAACAGGTGAAATCATTAAAATTCGAAGGAAGCTGACATACCAGTTCAGTGCTGTTGTTTTACAGAGACTTGCTCCATCTTATTTcttgggaaaagaaacagtttatCATCCGTATATTCAAGCTAATCAAGAATATCAGTGTGCAGATGACTGGATCAGTTACAATAATTACATGTATAACAATGGTTATGCATTACAGCATGCTAACAGCTAGACATACCTTTCACATAAACAGGTCTTTGTTAGCTAGTAATACTTTCCAGCACAGGAACTCTTCTCTGTACATAGCTTTTCCTTTAAGATATcatgcaaacacacaaagaggaggattttaaaaattatattggcctattttgttccttttgaaGCTAATGACAAATGGTCATGGACTATtgaagaaaaccagcagctgtAGGGCACGTTCTGTTCTCCGTGACGTTAATCAGAGGAATTACTTCAGATTCAAACTGGTCTATCCAAGATCAGGATCAAGGCTTTTGTCTGTTAGTGGACATCAAAGATCCCATCTTGACAACACTCATTGGAAGTTTTATGCATATCCCAAACATTTCGAATCAGAATTTATATGCTGTTGTACTATAGCGCATGCACTCCCTATCAGTTGAGTGCAAGTGAATTAGAAAGGGAAGAGATTTGCCAACTGCATGAAGGCACTATCTGCTTTTTTCATCAATGTTCTttattaaaagacattttctgagtGAATGactggctgaacagcagagTCCACATGAAGGTGCACCTGTTGGCCAAGCTGTTAATCCTTAATCACTTAAATTAATATATCTTAGCACAGATCCTGACATATGGTATTAGGATTGCCAGGTGCACATTTCACTGTTGGCAGTGTATTCATTGGGAAAGTGACCATACCATGAGAGGGTTAGTAAAGGATTATGCTTTTCACGAAGTTATTTACAGTTCTTCCGCCACTAATATGAGAAGCTGCACTTTTGTCCAGCAGTTCTGTACTCACCTAACAAACATagctttgttatttatttttggagTTATAActttatacatataaatacaattTCACTTCTCCAGCTCTTTTCCTACATGGGATTGTAGCTGAAAGGCTCAGTGATTTTACACTCTCTTCATGGGGAAGAAGGACTACATTTAGGTAAAAAGAGAGTACTAGCCACTTATGCCAGGATGATACCTATAGATCTACTTTTTCTCATACTTCTGTTACCTGACCAACATGTATCATCATATGAGTTGTCTGTTTCGCCAAAATACTTCCATTCAACTGCATTCAATTCCAAGTTCTGCATTTTGCTTCAAGTGAGTGCAGGCCCAGAtattaataaagacaaaattaatttctgtggaGGGGTATAAATGGTGGCCTGATATGTTTGATGAAATTCACTGACTTTGATAGTTGCCCCTTGCTCTAACTCCTGCTTACTTGTACAGGGATATAATTTTATGTAATAGACACAATGCAACACACTCTGCTCAAGCAAAATTCAAGGTTTTGAGTTAGCACTTTGGTAAGATGAAAGATGTGTACTCTTAGAAATCTGAAGCGTATTAAATAGCACTAAAAACAGACCCAGATTTTAAGTCAGTAAACATCTGCCAAAATAAGAAAGTCGTAACTGTGttgttaatatttcattttgagtGTAGTGTCCTGTAAAATGTAAACATTACTATAAAATAGACACAAGAATGCCTCTGGTCTTGTAGAACTGAATCTGGATCCTGCTGTAGCACTGAACACAGTGGGAGTTTATCTCTTACAAAGGACTGAGGTCTTTCAGTTGGGATGCCTTCACTATGTAAGCACATATGTAAATACGACACCTCAACTGTCATAATGTACATAAATTTGCCAATAAACTGCACAGTTCAGTTACTCCACATCTGTCACCCATTGTACACTGACTTTGTGTTATTTACAATGCTGGTAACATACACCGGGTTAAGAGTCTGCTTTGTGTAAAATGCTTACTTAATAAATATGTTTAGATTCACTTCCTCAGCCTCATCTACTTgttaaggaaataaatacttaTTCAGATTCTGTGTTACGTTTTTAACTTAGGTATAAACATTAGCATTTGCTTCCTATAAAACTGGTAACCAGGTGAGATGTtatggctgcagctgggagaacAGTACagagctgaaagagaagagcaTGAGGGGTAAGAAGAACTGAAGGAAAttcaggcagagaagaaatgaggGAATCATAATATCTGTGGATAGGAGGAGACAGATTTCAGCCACAGGAATAATCATGGAGACTGACAGTGTTAGAAagagatttctttgaaaaaaggtAGCCCCCTTCCCCCCATCAAATGTACCTGGAGAGATTTTAGAAGCTCCTACTGTAGTTCTGTGGCTATACAGAAGGATATTTAACTGTGCAATGCGCTGATATTGGGCTTACATACAGAAAAGAGTCTTGACTGTTAGCAACACTTTAACCTAGCAAAGACAGGTTAAATCATAAGCAAAAGCACAAGGTTACCAAATATCTGAAGCACAGACTTAGACTTACTGAGGTCTGAAATAAGGTGTAGCTGTTTTTAACTGTGCGAGTGTTTAACCActgaaaaaacacaccaaagGATGTGGTGGATTCATTCTCTCTCAACATCTTTAACCCAAGACCATATCAATTTCTAAGATGTACAGTACTGCAGTAATGTCATGGTAAACTCATAGCCCTACCACAAGACACAAGACTGAATGTAGGAAATGGGACTCCTGCTACCCTCAGTATTTGCAAGATCCTGTCATGTAACTCTGTGTAGGAAATTCAAGGCTACATGTGGAGATCTAAACAGAACTGAGATGGGTACTGGTAAGGCATTTTGATTCCCAGTGCAGTCCCCTGTGCACCTCACCCTCCATCACTCTCCTCCCACTCTCAGCCTCTGCGTTGCATCTCCTCCCTCCCGTCTGCACACAAGATGTGATGGTGCCAAGCACCCAGGGGAAACATGAGAGGCAGCTCCCAAGACAGCAGCTTTATCCCATATACGTAACTCTTGATAACTGGCCATTGCCAGTTCTTCGCCTTTGTCTCTCTCctgtctcctttctcctcacccCCAGCAGCCAAATTGGGCCAGAAAGCAGTCTGCCTGCCCACCCATCTGCCTGTATTTCACACTCACCTCTGACTTAGAGGCTGTATCTTGCCTCAGAAGAGCCTGGGATAGGGCCTAGGGGTGGGGAAAGAAGCTGGgctcctcccagctcccacaCTCGTTATTCCACTGTAAAGGATACGCCAGCCTGAGCAAGGTACCCCATAGTGAAGTCCTGCATGTGACTAATACTGTGCCTCATGATGCTTCAGGCACTTAATGAGGACGTGAGCCTTTCAGAGTGAAGTGTGCCTCTGAAGGAATGGCAGAAATCATCTTGCACAGGTGTAGCTAGACATGTGGACAGTCTCCTTGCTCATCCCTTGTGCTGAATTTGCAGCCTGGTTTCTGTTCAGACATGGCAGACAAGATCAGAGAGTCCCAGGCGAGTGCTGGGCTGGTGCCTCTCCCCAACACACAGTTCTTGTTTGCTCAAGTGATCGCAGGTAGGGTATCATGCCTTGTATATCTGCTGTAGCTTCAGCATTGTCCTCTGATGGAAGGTCCCTGTGCTACAAGCCAGGATAGCGTGAGGTGGGGTTGCACCTTGGTGGAAAGGCTTTGCCTCTTtggcgtggggggggggggggtgtaggggggtggggggtggctCTGGGCCCACAAGATGGCACTAACGGACAGCTTTTCACACTGAATTTGTGATGCTTGCAGGCCACCAGGTCATTTGTTCTCTGCACgtcccttttgtttttttcttttttttcccccatgtttaattttttcatcttcctgcaCAGCGCTGCTGCAGATGTGGCAGAAGCAACACCTTTCCTTTTGAAGTTATTGCCAGGCCACTTCCAGCTGTGGCAGGTACAGAAAATGTCGTGACCAAGGTAATGATACGAAACCCACAAATTAAAGCAGATATATACATTATATCAGCAGATCCACAACTCTATGTCGACTACCCTGGACAACAGTCAGTTTCACAGCTGCAGCTCAGTGTCTTCTCCAAAATAAGTGTGGCTGCAGTGGCTTCCAACATTGCTGAGGGTGGtgcatgaagaagaaataaagctgaTCTTTCAGAATTAGACTTCTGAATTCCTATAAGCAGGAATTACATTGACAGCCTTACAGACTCTGTGAAGGAGGCAGAATCAGAGCATCTTTGTAACGTATTTTATCTACCCCATCTTGCCCGGCCTATGCCatacttacatatatatatcCTGTTCAGGAGGCCAAAAGCAGGAGAGATTCTTAGCTTCCAgctgagaaattatttgattttatttaatttgatttgaaTTTGACTCCAGTGAAACTTTTCCCTCTGGTAGCACTTTGAGCACACATCAAGTATCTGCCTCCACCTTGTCAGACACTTACCAGGTGTGCATTCTGGTGGCAGATGGGTCGGACTGCCCCACCATCCCAAGTGCAGACGGATGCTGTCTGATGGAGAGCGTTGGGTTACCAATTCCTACTTTTTACAAACTGAGATCTTCTCCTATCATATCACAGAGCTGCGTGTGTGGGTTTACCATTAGTACATTGCTTAGTGAGTataaaaaggatggaaaatacTACGAACAGTGGTGGACTTTTTTGCAAGAAACTGCCCCATGGATTGTTTCCTAAAAAGTATCCTGAGTGCCGGATGTAAGCAAAACTATGTAATCTTCTTTTTTGGTTAATGAGAGCTGCCCCTACATTCTTGGCAACATCTAAACAACCATAGCTAATTGCCTAATAGATGAATGACTGTGAACACTCACTGGTGTATCAGGGTAACACTGGAGCTCAAGCTGGGTGTTCAGGCTAATTTCTAGTTATGTTTCATCGACCTTCGCAATTTTCCTAGTTTCATAGTTTCCAAACGTTCTTTTACAAAGAAGGTCGAGGCAAACTCCCAGACTCTCTCTAAACTGCAGGAGCAGATTCCTACATCTGTGCACAAGCTGAGGGCAATGACATTGCATGtgcctgctgctgtctgcatgAACAGATTCACTTGATGGACTGGAGAGAGTCTGAGaccataaaacaaaatttgtattttaaatctgtattgGACAATggttttcagttctgctttcaaTCAGGTTTACAAAGATGCTGCACTTCAGACTGAAACATTTCCTGTAATATTCCATTAGACAATGTGATTAAGGCCTCACATGTATTACAGAAGACCTGGAAAACTGCAGTCAGTGCACTATGTAGAGAAATCCCTTGTTGATAGTGACAGCAGAGGGCGTTTGccaaaatgcatgtttttcttgggttttttaggTCCAGCAGAGCTCCTTGTGAGTTACCAATGGGCCTGCAAGTGGCACTTCACAGGCAGTTACTATCTACCTGTGTAAGGACCTTTGCTGAAATCTACCACTGGTTTAGAGCCTTATTTCATCCAACTTCTAGTCGTCTTACCTGCTGACATGTTGTGAATTTCATGTGGTGTATTTTGGACCAAAAACTGGCAGCAGTACCTATGAACTCACCATTGGTTTATTCAAAAGAGGCCTAGACCTCTAACACTAGAGTAAAGTGCGTCACCAGCAACACAGTGCCTATCTTATAATATGGCTGTCTTATCATGTCTTTTATTATATGGCCTTCACCAGGAGATTTCAAAGGGCTCTGTAAAAGTACCATTATCCCCATTGTATCTGCAGGTAGAGCAGAGCACACATGAGGTACAGTCAGATGTCCGTGTACTAAACAGCAGGTGAGTAGAATGTCAGCACCCTGAGCCTGTCCTGCCCACCGTGTGCCGGTCCAGCTTCCTGCTGTTTCCGAGGCATcaaaagaaataagtaaaataattagCAGACTCCAATCCATGCATTGAAAGTGCCCAAGAGAGAAGTAAGCAGTGCTCCACTGACACATATGGCACACCTGGAGGCAGCACAAGCTTTTCATATTACTTAACAGCACACCTCAGATTTGAAATGTGGGATGTGCTAGTGCGGAAGGGCAGTCCTGAAGCAGACGGGCACCTTTTTGCCTGAGCagagtatttgttttgtttttttctagtgaAGGAAGTTATATGTAATTATGACAGTTGGGAGCTTCAAGCCAGACAGCCTTGGTGCTGggcatactttttaaaataccactCCCCCAAGGCAATATAGCGCCTAAGAGGCACCAGCCACCTTGTTAGGAAGTTGCACATTGAACAGTCGGTGTTGATACAATGGATTATAAGGTGAATTACAGTGCAACCAGGCTGTATTAGCAAGATGCCATCAAACTGTATGCAGAGTGTAAACTGATGGATGGAAAAGTAAATTCCTTATTTGACATTCCAGAAACACATAACCTGAGCCAAGAGTTCAAGAAccacaatgaaataaaaagacagacagcTGGTTGTTTGTTATGATATCTCTGTGTAGAATTAGAGGCATTAATTACATATGGGGAATATTAATGACAGTTTAAAGTGGAATGTAGCTAATCATTACAGCACAATCTCCAAGCAGAGCGCTGGTGAAGCcatataatattttctttcagaggaaatgaaaactcAGCAAATCTATTTGGAGTACTAGCAGCATGTAGTAGTCCGAGGGTCTAGGTTGACTTTTCTGTCTCATTAGAGCAGAATTCAATCACGATTAGAAGACACAATTTTTTACAGATTTGACTAAGCCTATTAGTCTTGTTGAGATCCAGAAAGCACAGGCGATGGCTTAAAAATCATGAGAttggcttaaaaataataatatttgaaTGATTTGATTTGCCTTCTAGTTTTTAACCTTCTTGATTTCAGGTTTCCAGTCTGCACCCAGCAATGTTGAGGCTAACactcttttcaaaaaaagaaccaaagaCTGGGAGAGCTGAAGTTGTTGGAAAAGTAGCACATTTGGAGGGATGCAGAATAGTGAGGAAAACTCCATCTTCTGTACAAGCAGCAACATGCTTCGTAAAGGAGGCAAACCCATCCACCACAAGTGGTTAGCAACTtgcagagaaaggcagaggaaaaaagatgcagCAGTGACATGGTATCTGGCCACTGGAAGTCTGCGCAATCACACAGGCAGCCACGTTTTCACCCAGCTCCTACTGCTCTCAGTTTCCTCTTGGCTGGTTTTAGGCAGCTGGATTACTTTGGACCTCTGAGGTCTGCAGAGCCTCTCAGTCTTCATAGACTAAGGCAAGGGATTTAGACGTCATTTCGGTATGCTGAGACAAAATGCAGAGAGCCTAATTGTCCATTCCACTGGTTTAACAGTCCACAGTATTTAAACCAGATGAGAATCAGGCTTAAACATCTCAAAAGGCCTTGGAAGGTCTGAGCATCTCCCTAAGAGCAGTCCTGcaggaaaactgcagttttcactTGGTGTCACTGTGAGATTATGCTGTATCCTGTGAAAAGCACACTAGAAATGGAAAGTGCTGAGTTGGCTACAGAGCATCAGGGCCCTGAGTGCACGTCCCCCTCTCCTGTGGGTTTGGCTGCTTGGGCTCAGGGCCAGGTTCAATAAACAGCTATCTGGCCTTGAAAATGTTGTGAAGAAAGAGCTGTTTGAGAAGAAGCTGAAAGAAGCCTTATCTCTCTCTTTGCTTGAGAGCTGCATTTAAGCTGACTTGGACCCTGCCTGAGCTGTGCTGCATCCAtgccctgcctggccatgtATCTTGTTGATCCAGACCGTCCCGCTGATCCATGGACTGACTTTGTGATGTTACCTCAGACCTTGCTTATCACTATGGCCATCACTGGACTGTGTCTGACCTGGTTACTGCCACCAAACCTGTTCTGCTCACCTTGGTTGGGTG
Above is a genomic segment from Gymnogyps californianus isolate 813 chromosome 1, ASM1813914v2, whole genome shotgun sequence containing:
- the SPIC gene encoding transcription factor Spi-C, whose translation is MLKEPAWSFLAPDRKMFLQSFPDQDVLGQAFEDALEVLQQHSDREMQCSPGYKNCLAVINHHHHLRASPSYSAAPSTEDQGYSWRNVINSAADFYADETVYHTLQNTPESQVMHAAAGQPKAGKGRKKLRLFEYLHESLYDPAMANCIQWVDKPNGVFQFVSKNKEKLAELWGERKGNRKIMTYQKMARALRNYGRTGEIIKIRRKLTYQFSAVVLQRLAPSYFLGKETVYHPYIQANQEYQCADDWISYNNYMYNNGYALQHANS